One window of Cellulomonas shaoxiangyii genomic DNA carries:
- a CDS encoding NADH-quinone oxidoreductase subunit M, translated as MTDFPWLTALVVLPALGAVALWALPAGARRHSRTIALAVTLAELLLAAGAFGAFDTGAAGTHQLVETYPWIPAFGASWALGVDGVGLALIAMSVLLVPLVVLAAWREQGSGDVPTDRLRHYLALVLLLEAFIVLVFAARDVFLFYVVFEAMLIPVYFMIGGFGGARRRYAAVKFLLYSLAGGLVMLIGVIGLYLQGPGGPEGFLVENLVGLDIAPTLERWLFLSFFVAFAIKAPMFPVHTWLPDAAEQAPAGTSTLLVGVLDKVGTFGMLTLCLPLFPSASRWAAPAVIVLAVVSVLYGALLAIGQKDLMRLVAYTSVSHFGFIVLGIFAFTSTSVAGSSFYMVNHGLSTGALFLLVGFLAARRGSQQVADFGGLQKVVPVMAGMFLVVGLSALSLPGLSTFVSEILVLVGSFPRHPLAAAVATLGVVLAAVYVLWTYQRLFNGPVRPELGQMPEASARERWVVGPLIAAMLVLGFLPGPALALVRPPAETTLTQVGVEDVEPDVLVAEPASEGSDR; from the coding sequence ATGACGGACTTCCCCTGGCTCACCGCACTGGTGGTCCTGCCCGCGCTCGGCGCGGTCGCGCTGTGGGCGCTGCCCGCAGGCGCGCGCCGGCACAGCCGCACGATCGCGCTCGCGGTCACGCTCGCCGAGCTGCTGCTCGCCGCGGGCGCGTTCGGCGCGTTCGACACGGGTGCCGCCGGCACCCACCAGCTGGTCGAGACCTACCCGTGGATCCCGGCGTTCGGTGCCTCGTGGGCGCTCGGCGTCGACGGCGTCGGCCTGGCCCTGATCGCGATGTCGGTCCTGCTGGTCCCGCTCGTCGTGCTCGCCGCCTGGCGGGAGCAGGGCTCGGGCGACGTGCCCACCGACCGGCTGCGGCACTACCTGGCGCTCGTCCTGCTGCTCGAGGCGTTCATCGTGCTCGTGTTCGCCGCGCGCGACGTCTTCCTGTTCTACGTCGTCTTCGAGGCGATGCTGATCCCCGTCTACTTCATGATCGGCGGGTTCGGCGGGGCGCGGCGCCGGTACGCCGCGGTGAAGTTCCTGCTCTACTCGCTCGCCGGCGGGCTGGTCATGCTCATCGGCGTCATCGGCCTGTACCTGCAGGGGCCGGGCGGGCCGGAGGGCTTCCTCGTCGAGAACCTCGTCGGCCTCGACATCGCGCCGACGCTCGAGCGGTGGCTGTTCCTGTCGTTCTTCGTCGCGTTCGCGATCAAGGCGCCGATGTTCCCCGTGCACACGTGGCTGCCCGACGCGGCCGAGCAGGCGCCCGCCGGCACCTCGACGCTGCTCGTCGGCGTGCTCGACAAGGTCGGCACGTTCGGCATGCTCACGCTCTGCCTCCCGCTGTTCCCGTCGGCGTCGCGGTGGGCCGCCCCGGCCGTCATCGTGCTCGCCGTGGTGTCGGTGCTCTACGGCGCGCTGCTCGCGATCGGGCAGAAGGACCTCATGCGCCTGGTGGCGTACACCTCGGTGTCGCACTTCGGCTTCATCGTGCTGGGGATCTTCGCGTTCACGTCGACGTCGGTGGCCGGCTCGTCGTTCTACATGGTCAACCACGGGCTCTCGACCGGGGCGCTGTTCCTGCTCGTCGGCTTCCTCGCCGCGCGGCGCGGGTCGCAGCAGGTCGCGGACTTCGGCGGCCTGCAGAAGGTCGTGCCGGTGATGGCGGGGATGTTCCTCGTCGTCGGCCTCTCGGCGCTGTCGCTGCCGGGGCTGTCGACGTTCGTCAGCGAGATCCTCGTGCTCGTCGGCAGCTTCCCGCGGCACCCCCTCGCGGCCGCCGTGGCGACGCTCGGCGTCGTGCTCGCGGCCGTCTACGTGCTGTGGACCTACCAGCGCCTGTTCAACGGGCCCGTCCGGCCCGAGCTGGGGCAGATGCCGGAGGCGTCGGCGCGCGAGCGCTGGGTCGTCGGCCCCCTGATCGCCGCGATGCTCGTGCTCGGGTTCCTGCCCGGGCCCGCGCTCGCCCTCGTGCGGCCCCCCGCCGAGACGACGCTCACGCAGGTGGGCGTCGAGGACGTCGAGCCCGACGTCCTCGTAGCCGAGCCCGCGTCCGAGGGGAGCGACCGGTGA